The Geomonas ferrireducens genome includes a window with the following:
- a CDS encoding peptidase U32 family protein, translating to MQGHRTAGGRMKPELLAPAGNMEKLKVAIRYGADAVYLGGKAFGLRNLAGNFTGEELEAGVAYAHTQGVKVYLTVNAFADNADLPELEHYLDEVAHIPFDAFIAADPGVVALIAERHPGRDIHLSTQANTTNWRSARFWQSQGVTRVNLAREMSLEEIAETARRCDIELEVFVHGAMCISYSGRCLLSSAMTGRDANKGECTQPCRWNYSIVEETRPGEYFPIHEDESGTFIFNSKDLCLIEHLPALVESGVHSLKIEGRMKGIYYAASVIRIYREALDRYWEDPEGYRLEPHWLEELAKVSHRGYTTGFLFGKPRDVDHEYLSCYVRNYEFVALVEEGLSEGTQVLVRNRLKVGDVLELIGQGASFTRFTLTGMRDLEGTPLSVAHANQRVVLEGVAGAGEFDLIRREKID from the coding sequence ATGCAAGGCCACAGGACGGCTGGTGGGAGGATGAAGCCCGAGCTCCTCGCTCCGGCGGGGAACATGGAGAAGCTGAAGGTGGCGATCCGCTACGGCGCGGACGCGGTGTACCTCGGGGGAAAGGCCTTTGGTCTCAGAAACCTCGCGGGGAACTTCACCGGAGAGGAGCTCGAGGCGGGGGTGGCCTACGCGCACACGCAAGGCGTCAAGGTGTACCTCACCGTGAACGCCTTCGCCGACAACGCCGATCTGCCGGAGCTCGAGCACTACCTGGACGAGGTCGCCCACATCCCCTTTGACGCGTTCATCGCCGCCGACCCCGGCGTCGTGGCACTCATCGCCGAGCGCCATCCCGGACGCGACATCCATCTCTCCACCCAGGCCAATACGACCAACTGGCGCTCCGCGCGCTTCTGGCAGTCCCAGGGGGTGACCCGGGTGAACCTCGCCCGCGAGATGTCCCTCGAGGAGATCGCCGAGACGGCCAGGCGCTGCGACATCGAGCTCGAGGTCTTCGTCCACGGCGCCATGTGCATCTCTTATTCGGGGCGTTGCCTCCTTTCGAGCGCCATGACCGGGCGCGACGCCAACAAGGGGGAATGCACCCAGCCCTGCCGCTGGAACTATTCCATCGTCGAGGAGACCCGCCCGGGCGAGTACTTCCCGATCCACGAGGACGAAAGCGGCACCTTCATCTTCAACTCGAAGGACCTCTGCCTGATCGAGCACCTCCCGGCGCTCGTGGAGAGCGGGGTGCACTCGCTGAAGATCGAGGGGCGCATGAAGGGGATCTACTACGCGGCGAGCGTGATACGGATCTACCGGGAGGCGCTGGACCGCTACTGGGAGGACCCGGAGGGTTACCGGTTGGAGCCGCACTGGCTCGAGGAGCTCGCCAAGGTGAGCCACCGCGGCTACACCACCGGCTTTCTCTTCGGCAAGCCGCGCGACGTCGACCACGAGTACCTCTCCTGCTACGTGAGAAACTACGAGTTCGTGGCGCTCGTCGAAGAGGGCCTCTCCGAAGGAACGCAGGTGCTCGTGAGAAACCGCCTGAAGGTTGGCGACGTCCTCGAGCTGATCGGCCAGGGGGCGAGCTTCACCCGCTTCACCCTGACCGGGATGCGGGACCTGGAGGGGACGCCGCTCAGCGTCGCGCACGCGAACCAGCGCGTGGTCCTCGAAGGGGTGGCCGGCGCAGGAGAGTTCGACCTGATCCGGCGCGAGAAGATCGACTAG
- a CDS encoding GGDEF domain-containing response regulator, whose protein sequence is MHLLVVDDEETLRSVVSQVLTADGFKVSEAASGEEALEVFRSGSHQLVITDIRMGGMSGIELLTRIKEHNPDTQVVIMTSHASLDSAITALRAGAYDYLVKPFESLDLISAVAGRAAEKARLVAQNRELLEQLTRANEELQEANRALKEMAVRDGLTSLYNHRYFQESLAQEVARSKRYDKRCSLIFFDVDHFKHYNDTHGHPEGDRLLKGLAGLLTANTRACDLAARYGGEEFVLLLPETGKELALNVAEDLRSRVAEHPFAGGETQPLGRVTVSIGVAGFPDDGADAAALLSCADQLLYRAKNEGRNRVVGG, encoded by the coding sequence ATGCATCTGCTGGTTGTTGACGACGAGGAGACCCTGAGGAGCGTGGTGTCCCAGGTGCTGACCGCCGACGGCTTCAAGGTATCCGAGGCGGCGAGCGGCGAGGAGGCTTTGGAGGTGTTCCGGTCCGGTTCGCACCAGTTGGTGATCACCGACATCCGGATGGGGGGGATGAGCGGCATCGAGCTTTTGACCAGGATCAAGGAGCACAACCCGGACACCCAGGTGGTGATCATGACGAGTCACGCCTCGCTGGATTCCGCCATCACGGCGTTGCGCGCCGGTGCCTACGATTACCTGGTGAAGCCGTTCGAGAGCCTGGACCTCATCTCCGCTGTGGCGGGGCGCGCGGCGGAGAAGGCGCGCCTCGTGGCGCAGAACCGGGAGCTCCTGGAACAGCTGACCCGCGCCAACGAGGAACTCCAGGAGGCGAACCGGGCCTTGAAGGAGATGGCGGTGCGCGACGGCCTCACCTCGCTCTACAACCACCGCTACTTCCAGGAGTCGCTGGCCCAGGAGGTGGCGCGCTCGAAACGCTACGACAAGCGCTGCTCCCTCATCTTCTTCGACGTGGACCACTTCAAGCATTACAACGACACCCACGGCCACCCCGAGGGGGACCGTCTCCTAAAGGGGCTCGCCGGTTTGCTGACCGCGAACACGCGGGCGTGCGACCTGGCGGCGCGCTACGGCGGCGAGGAGTTCGTCCTTTTGCTTCCGGAGACCGGCAAGGAGCTTGCCTTGAACGTCGCGGAGGATCTGCGCAGCCGGGTGGCCGAGCACCCCTTTGCAGGGGGGGAGACCCAGCCGCTCGGGCGGGTGACGGTGAGCATCGGCGTCGCCGGGTTCCCCGATGACGGCGCCGATGCGGCGGCGCTTTTGTCCTGCGCCGATCAGCTTTTGTACCGGGCGAAGAACGAAGGGCGCAACAGGGTGGTGGGAGGCTAG